A genomic stretch from Festucalex cinctus isolate MCC-2025b chromosome 13, RoL_Fcin_1.0, whole genome shotgun sequence includes:
- the p2ry13 gene encoding P2Y purinoceptor 12 isoform X1 has product MTLSSPEKQNMNGSLANASVKCVRDISVTSVVFPCLYSILFVVALLLNSLAAWIFFSIPSKSTFMVFLKNVVVADLLMTLTIPLRVLSDAGVGAGPLRAFHCRYSAVLFYITMYISIILLGLISLDRYLKIVRPFGKGALQRVWVGQALSVAVWVVMLSLALPNVILSDQPPRYSNGRVKCTSMKSQAGLDWHEGFNYFCQVIFWGTLALMVFCYTFISKKVYESYKASKSSSQAASRKTKAKVFVVVAVFIVCFAPFHFARVPYTLTQTRNAISQCRAKNGLYVAKETTLWMSATNVVLDPLIYVFLCSVFRKRLTATLRRKPLPKGDSPTATSTQLEMSQMANNNRVVHIGQLK; this is encoded by the exons ATGACCTTGTCATCTCCAGAAAAGCAAAATATGAACGGCTCGCTAGCCAACGCTTCCGTCAAGTGTGTCCGGGATATCAGCGTGACCTCGGTGGTGTTCCCCTGCCTGTACAGCATCCTCTTTGTCGTCGCCCTGTTGCTCAATTCGTTGGCGGCGTGGATCTTCTTCAGCATCCCCAGCAAGTCCACATTCATGGTCTTTCTAAAGAATGTG GTGGTGGCTGACTTGTTAATGACGTTGACCATCCCCCTGAGGGTCCTAAGCGACGCCGGCGTGGGTGCGGGTCCGCTGCGGGCCTTCCACTGCCGTTACTCGGCCGTTCTTTTCTACATCACCATGTACATCAGCATCATCTTGCTGGGCCTCATCAGCCTGGACCGCTACCTGAAGATAGTCCGGCCGTTCGGGAAGGGCGCCCTGCAGAGGGTCTGGGTGGGCCAGGCGCTGAGCGTGGCCGTGTGGGTGGTCATGTTGTCGTTGGCGCTGCCCAATGTGATTCTGAGCGACCAGCCGCCGCGATACTCCAACGGACGAGTCAAGTGCACCTCCATGAAGAGCCAGGCCGGCCTGGATTGGCACGAAGGATTCAACTACTTCTGTCAG GTGATTTTCTGGGGGACGCTGGCCCTGATGGTGTTCTGCTACACGTTCATTAGCAAGAAAGTCTACGAGTCTTACAAAGCCTCAAAGAGCAGCTCTCAGGCAGCCAGCCGCAAAACCAAAGCCAAAGTTTTCGTGGTGGTTGCCGTCTTCATCGTCTGCTTCGCCCCCTTCCACTTTGCGCGAGTTCCCTACACTCTGACGCAGACCCGCAACGCCATCAGCCAGTGCCGGGCGAAGAACGGGCTCTACGTGGCCAAGGAGACCACGCTGTGGATGTCGGCCACCAACGTGGTTCTGGACCCGCTCATTTACGTGTTCCTGTGCAGCGTGTTCAGGAAGAGACTCACGGCCACGCTCAGACGCAAGCCCCTCCCCAAGGGAGATTCCCCCACCGCCACATCCACGCAGCTGGAGatgtcacaaatggcaaacaacaACAGAGTGGTGCACATTGGCCAACTCAAATAA
- the mfsd1 gene encoding lysosomal dipeptide transporter MFSD1 isoform X2, whose translation MADIEQEQLVAEAADDDSVSGGEESGGRAGTPLPAICDPAHVLHRVVVLVFMCFLGFGSYFCYDNPASLQTQVTQDLNLNTARFMQLYAWYSWPNVILCFFGGFLIDRVFGIRLGTIIFSLFVCVGQIIFATGALLNYFWLMEIGRFIFGIGGESLAVAQNTYAVNWFKGKELNLVFGLQLSMARLGSTVNMNIMGWVYSKVSVLVGAPGHVTLGCSLMIAAATCIFSLICALVLAFLDKRAEKILKKEQGKTGDVIQLTDVKDFPLPLWIIFIVCVSYYVAIFPFIGLGQVFFIEKFNFSPAQARAVNSIVYVISAPASPVLGFVVDKTGRNVIWVMCAVCATLAAHMMLAFTFWNPWIAMSLMGLSYSLLACALWPMVAFVVPDHQLGTAYGFMQSIQNLGLALIAMAAGAILDTRGYLFLQVFFCACICIALMAVVMLYLVDYLRGGDLNRSAAARAKLLKEATSDAE comes from the exons ATGGCGGACATCGAGCAGGAACAGCTGGTGGCAGAAGCCGCGGATGATGACTCCGTGTCCGGCGGAGAGGAAAGCGGCGGCCGTGCCGGCACACCGCTTCCCGCCATCTGCGACCCGGCGCACGTCTTACACCGGGTCGTTGTCCTGGTTTTTATGTGTTTCCTCGGTTTCG GAAGCTACTTCTGTTATGATAACCCTGCTTCTCTTCAGACTCAAGTCACCCAG GATTTGAACCTGAACACGGCCAGGTTCATGCAGCTGTATGCCTGGTACTCGTGGCCAAATGTCATCCTCTGCTTCTTTGGAGGATTCCTCATTGACAGAGTCTTTGGCATCAG gcTGGGAACCATCATCTTTTCCCTGTTCGTTTGTGTTGGGCAG ATCATATTTGCCACCGGAGCGTTGCTGAATTATTTTTGGTTGATGGAAATTGGACGCTTTATATTTGG AATTGGAGGCGAGTCGCTGGCTGTGGCCCAGAACACGTACGCCGTCAACTGGTTTAAAGGGAAGGAGCTCAACCTGGTGTTTGGTCTTCAGCTGAGCATGGCCCGCTtg GGCAGCACGGTGAACATGAACATCATGGGCTGGGTGTACAGCAAAGTATCCGTCCTGGTCGGCGCTCCCGGTCACGTCACGCTAGGCTGCTCGCTCATGATAG CCGCTGCAACCTGCATTTTCTCGTTAATCTGCGCTCTGGTGCTGGCATTCCTCGACAAACGAGCGGAGAAAATCCTCAAGAAGGAGCAGGGGAAAACGG GCGATGTGATTCAGCTGACTGACGTGAAGGACTTCCCCTTGCCCCTGTGGATCATCTTCATCGTTTGCGTGAGCTACTATGTGGCCATCTTCCCTTTTATTGGACTGGGACA GGTCTTTTTCATCGAGAAGTTCAACTTTTCCCCTGCTCAAGCGAGAGCGGTCAACAG CATCGTTTACGTCATCTCGGCGCCGGCGTCTCCCGTTTTGGGGTTTGTGGTTGATAAGACGGGGAGGAACGTGATTTGGGTGATGTGCGCCGTGTGCGCCACGCTCGCCGCTCACATGATGCTGGCCTTTACCTTCTGGAACCCCTGGATCGCCATG TCACTGATGGGCTTGTCCTATTCCCTCCTGGCATGCGCACTGTGGCCCATGGTGGCCTTTGTGGTACCGGATCACCAGCTGGGGACCGCTTATGGCTT CATGCAGTCCATCCAAAACCTGGGATTAGCTCTCATCGCCATGGCAGCAGGAGCCATCCTCGACACCAGGGGATACTTGTTTCTGCAAGTCTTTTTCTGTGCCTGCATCTGCA TTGCATTGATGGCGGTGGTGATGCTTTACTTAGTGGATTATCTAAGAG GAGGAGATTTGAACCGGTCAGCTGCAGCCAGAGCCAAACTCCTGAAAGAAGCCACTTCAGATGCTGA atga
- the p2ry13 gene encoding P2Y purinoceptor 13 isoform X2: MNGSLANASVKCVRDISVTSVVFPCLYSILFVVALLLNSLAAWIFFSIPSKSTFMVFLKNVVVADLLMTLTIPLRVLSDAGVGAGPLRAFHCRYSAVLFYITMYISIILLGLISLDRYLKIVRPFGKGALQRVWVGQALSVAVWVVMLSLALPNVILSDQPPRYSNGRVKCTSMKSQAGLDWHEGFNYFCQVIFWGTLALMVFCYTFISKKVYESYKASKSSSQAASRKTKAKVFVVVAVFIVCFAPFHFARVPYTLTQTRNAISQCRAKNGLYVAKETTLWMSATNVVLDPLIYVFLCSVFRKRLTATLRRKPLPKGDSPTATSTQLEMSQMANNNRVVHIGQLK, translated from the exons ATGAACGGCTCGCTAGCCAACGCTTCCGTCAAGTGTGTCCGGGATATCAGCGTGACCTCGGTGGTGTTCCCCTGCCTGTACAGCATCCTCTTTGTCGTCGCCCTGTTGCTCAATTCGTTGGCGGCGTGGATCTTCTTCAGCATCCCCAGCAAGTCCACATTCATGGTCTTTCTAAAGAATGTG GTGGTGGCTGACTTGTTAATGACGTTGACCATCCCCCTGAGGGTCCTAAGCGACGCCGGCGTGGGTGCGGGTCCGCTGCGGGCCTTCCACTGCCGTTACTCGGCCGTTCTTTTCTACATCACCATGTACATCAGCATCATCTTGCTGGGCCTCATCAGCCTGGACCGCTACCTGAAGATAGTCCGGCCGTTCGGGAAGGGCGCCCTGCAGAGGGTCTGGGTGGGCCAGGCGCTGAGCGTGGCCGTGTGGGTGGTCATGTTGTCGTTGGCGCTGCCCAATGTGATTCTGAGCGACCAGCCGCCGCGATACTCCAACGGACGAGTCAAGTGCACCTCCATGAAGAGCCAGGCCGGCCTGGATTGGCACGAAGGATTCAACTACTTCTGTCAG GTGATTTTCTGGGGGACGCTGGCCCTGATGGTGTTCTGCTACACGTTCATTAGCAAGAAAGTCTACGAGTCTTACAAAGCCTCAAAGAGCAGCTCTCAGGCAGCCAGCCGCAAAACCAAAGCCAAAGTTTTCGTGGTGGTTGCCGTCTTCATCGTCTGCTTCGCCCCCTTCCACTTTGCGCGAGTTCCCTACACTCTGACGCAGACCCGCAACGCCATCAGCCAGTGCCGGGCGAAGAACGGGCTCTACGTGGCCAAGGAGACCACGCTGTGGATGTCGGCCACCAACGTGGTTCTGGACCCGCTCATTTACGTGTTCCTGTGCAGCGTGTTCAGGAAGAGACTCACGGCCACGCTCAGACGCAAGCCCCTCCCCAAGGGAGATTCCCCCACCGCCACATCCACGCAGCTGGAGatgtcacaaatggcaaacaacaACAGAGTGGTGCACATTGGCCAACTCAAATAA
- the mfsd1 gene encoding lysosomal dipeptide transporter MFSD1 isoform X1: MADIEQEQLVAEAADDDSVSGGEESGGRAGTPLPAICDPAHVLHRVVVLVFMCFLGFGSYFCYDNPASLQTQVTQDLNLNTARFMQLYAWYSWPNVILCFFGGFLIDRVFGIRLGTIIFSLFVCVGQIIFATGALLNYFWLMEIGRFIFGIGGESLAVAQNTYAVNWFKGKELNLVFGLQLSMARLGSTVNMNIMGWVYSKVSVLVGAPGHVTLGCSLMIAAATCIFSLICALVLAFLDKRAEKILKKEQGKTGDVIQLTDVKDFPLPLWIIFIVCVSYYVAIFPFIGLGQVFFIEKFNFSPAQARAVNSIVYVISAPASPVLGFVVDKTGRNVIWVMCAVCATLAAHMMLAFTFWNPWIAMSLMGLSYSLLACALWPMVAFVVPDHQLGTAYGFMQSIQNLGLALIAMAAGAILDTRGYLFLQVFFCACICIALMAVVMLYLVDYLRGGDLNRSAAARAKLLKEATSDAENMRRASQLTEGDLARLSPMSAFGLRNRYLSKLGAQLPGHCSSHLSSLAHRSLLK; the protein is encoded by the exons ATGGCGGACATCGAGCAGGAACAGCTGGTGGCAGAAGCCGCGGATGATGACTCCGTGTCCGGCGGAGAGGAAAGCGGCGGCCGTGCCGGCACACCGCTTCCCGCCATCTGCGACCCGGCGCACGTCTTACACCGGGTCGTTGTCCTGGTTTTTATGTGTTTCCTCGGTTTCG GAAGCTACTTCTGTTATGATAACCCTGCTTCTCTTCAGACTCAAGTCACCCAG GATTTGAACCTGAACACGGCCAGGTTCATGCAGCTGTATGCCTGGTACTCGTGGCCAAATGTCATCCTCTGCTTCTTTGGAGGATTCCTCATTGACAGAGTCTTTGGCATCAG gcTGGGAACCATCATCTTTTCCCTGTTCGTTTGTGTTGGGCAG ATCATATTTGCCACCGGAGCGTTGCTGAATTATTTTTGGTTGATGGAAATTGGACGCTTTATATTTGG AATTGGAGGCGAGTCGCTGGCTGTGGCCCAGAACACGTACGCCGTCAACTGGTTTAAAGGGAAGGAGCTCAACCTGGTGTTTGGTCTTCAGCTGAGCATGGCCCGCTtg GGCAGCACGGTGAACATGAACATCATGGGCTGGGTGTACAGCAAAGTATCCGTCCTGGTCGGCGCTCCCGGTCACGTCACGCTAGGCTGCTCGCTCATGATAG CCGCTGCAACCTGCATTTTCTCGTTAATCTGCGCTCTGGTGCTGGCATTCCTCGACAAACGAGCGGAGAAAATCCTCAAGAAGGAGCAGGGGAAAACGG GCGATGTGATTCAGCTGACTGACGTGAAGGACTTCCCCTTGCCCCTGTGGATCATCTTCATCGTTTGCGTGAGCTACTATGTGGCCATCTTCCCTTTTATTGGACTGGGACA GGTCTTTTTCATCGAGAAGTTCAACTTTTCCCCTGCTCAAGCGAGAGCGGTCAACAG CATCGTTTACGTCATCTCGGCGCCGGCGTCTCCCGTTTTGGGGTTTGTGGTTGATAAGACGGGGAGGAACGTGATTTGGGTGATGTGCGCCGTGTGCGCCACGCTCGCCGCTCACATGATGCTGGCCTTTACCTTCTGGAACCCCTGGATCGCCATG TCACTGATGGGCTTGTCCTATTCCCTCCTGGCATGCGCACTGTGGCCCATGGTGGCCTTTGTGGTACCGGATCACCAGCTGGGGACCGCTTATGGCTT CATGCAGTCCATCCAAAACCTGGGATTAGCTCTCATCGCCATGGCAGCAGGAGCCATCCTCGACACCAGGGGATACTTGTTTCTGCAAGTCTTTTTCTGTGCCTGCATCTGCA TTGCATTGATGGCGGTGGTGATGCTTTACTTAGTGGATTATCTAAGAG GAGGAGATTTGAACCGGTCAGCTGCAGCCAGAGCCAAACTCCTGAAAGAAGCCACTTCAGATGCTGA GAACATGCGGCGGGCCAGTCAGCTGACAGAAGGCGACTTGGCTCgactgtcaccaatgtctgcgTTTGGATTGCGCAACCGCTATCTCTCCAAGCTTGGCGCACAG TTGCCAGGCCACTGTTCCAGCCATCTGTCATCGCTTGCCCACAGGAGCCTTCTCAAGTGA